The Zhihengliuella sp. ISTPL4 genomic interval GGAATCTGGCCGAAAGTCGGATCACGAAACGATAACGACCGTGGTTGACTGACTCCGTGCTCCTGAACGTCATCGAAGCCGGGGAGGGCGACCGCATCGCCGTGCTGTTGCACGGCATGATGGGGTCCGCCGAGAGCTGGCACCGTGTGGTCCCGCTGCTCGTGGAGCGGGGCTTCCGCGTCCTGGCGCTCGATCTGCCGGGTCACGGCCTCTCGCCGCGCGACCCGGAGCTCACGATCGAGACGGCGGCCGATGCCGTCGTCGAGACTCTGGCGCAGATGGCGGCCCGCTGCGATTCCGGGCGCACCCCGGGCGAGGGGGCCGCCTCCCCGCTCGCCGTCGCCGTGGGGCACTCCTTCGGCGCCACGGTGCTCGCCGCCGCCGCGCCCCGCCTCGAACCCGGCCTCGCGGTCTACGTCGACGCGCCACTCGCCCTGCAGGGCGGTCAGGACCGCGCGGCTCTCGTGTCGCAGTACGAGCATGACCGCCGCGAGCGGATGTCGCCGGCCGAACTCCGCCGCCTCCGCCCGTTCTACTCCGTCGACGACGCCACGGTCGAGGCGCGGGCGGCCGAGCGGTTCGACCCGCCGACGGCAGCCTCGGTCTCCTGCGGAGCCGACGGCCACTGGACCGCCGCTCCCGGCTCCATCGTCGTCCGCGCGGAGCCCAGCGCCTGGGTCACCGACGAAGACGCGCGGCGGTTCGAGCACGGCGGTGTGACGGTGCGCAGCATCCCCGGCGCCGCCCACACCGTCTGGTACAGCCACTTCGAGGTCTTCACCGCCGCGCTGCCGGAGCTCTTCGCCCCGTCCCTCGTCTGACCGGGCGACCGTCCGGCGAGGCGCGACTACCCTGGAGA includes:
- a CDS encoding alpha/beta fold hydrolase; this encodes MTDSVLLNVIEAGEGDRIAVLLHGMMGSAESWHRVVPLLVERGFRVLALDLPGHGLSPRDPELTIETAADAVVETLAQMAARCDSGRTPGEGAASPLAVAVGHSFGATVLAAAAPRLEPGLAVYVDAPLALQGGQDRAALVSQYEHDRRERMSPAELRRLRPFYSVDDATVEARAAERFDPPTAASVSCGADGHWTAAPGSIVVRAEPSAWVTDEDARRFEHGGVTVRSIPGAAHTVWYSHFEVFTAALPELFAPSLV